The segment GTTACCGTGCGGAAGAGTATGTTTGGATCCTGCCCCCATGGCCTTCAGCAGTTCTGGTGGCTGTAGCATTCTTATGTACGGAGTAGTGCCATCCCAGGTTACCAGCCCAAAACGGTCCAATGTGGTTATCGTGCGAAGTGGAGCATCCAGAGATTGCCATCCCCCTGCATAATCGGAACCGTAATACACGATAATAAAGTCTTTGCCGTGACCGAGAGCCTCCATAGCCCTTTCAGCGCGCTCAATAGTGGCCTGGGCGCGCCCGGGTTTGTAAAGAGGGGTGCTTTTGTACTTTCCAGACCAGTCAATAACTGACCTTGCGTTTTTCAAGCCTCTCTTGTGAAGCGATTTAAGATCTTCCTCAGTGATGACTGAGCCTTCCTTATCGCAAATCAAAAACATCCGCTTCCTGGCCTGTGGAGTGCCAAAGTCAGCAGCATTCAGATACAGGTCATTAACGGTATATCCGTATGATTCGATAGTGGAGATAAGCTCATTGTGCCGTCCCCATTTCTTCATCCGGTTTACATTTTCAACAATAAGCCATCTTGGTTGCATGGCCTTTATCCAGGGAATTATTCCAATAGCTGTTTCTTTGCTTTTCTCACTGCCTGGCTTTGCTCCGCGGGCTATGGAGTGAG is part of the Microbulbifer pacificus genome and harbors:
- a CDS encoding DNA cytosine methyltransferase, which produces MISFVDLFCGGGFGARGAVNADARPLLAVDAWDLATKTYKSNFPSAEVICSPIERLKPSQLAKKYRPDVLLTSPECTSHSIARGAKPGSEKSKETAIGIIPWIKAMQPRWLIVENVNRMKKWGRHNELISTIESYGYTVNDLYLNAADFGTPQARKRMFLICDKEGSVITEEDLKSLHKRGLKNARSVIDWSGKYKSTPLYKPGRAQATIERAERAMEALGHGKDFIIVYYGSDYAGGWQSLDAPLRTITTLDRFGLVTWDGTTPYIRMLQPPELLKAMGAGSKHTLPHGNRREKVKLCGNGVCSPVMEMIFKQISQIHLGEIDLAS